One Trichoderma atroviride chromosome 7, complete sequence DNA segment encodes these proteins:
- a CDS encoding uncharacterized protein (EggNog:ENOG41), whose amino-acid sequence MAAQLELVQPTDVPSLPKEATPVISELSALDEERFVLKSPYSERPHLLDLETVSHEAGLLAKALRTLKPIREDYATAPYEESFNWPEVIAEVKRLSQKSGKEFKEISFYIVAFRSKILTYTDYDYLCELDKAAHAEAVASGGFLKYWFGEPDEELQNLSTCVWCSREAAMVGGRGPAHRKAVSVTRHQYAYYNIDQHRLTIRDNVDDWSISWWK is encoded by the exons ATGGCTGCTCAACTAGAACTGGTGCAGCCTACTGATGTGCCCTCATTGCCGAAGGAGGCCACGCCAGTAATCAGCGAGCTGAGTGCTTTGGACGAAGAGCGGTTCGTCCTCAAGTCGCCGTACTCAGAGAGACCTCATCTGCTTGACCTGGAGACCGTTTCTCACGAGGCTGGCTTGTTGGCAAAAGCCTTGCGAACTCTGAAGCCAATTCGGGAGGATTATGCCACTGCGCCGTATGAAGAATCCTTTAACTGGCCCGAGGTTATCGCGGAAGTGAAGCGCCTGTCTCAGAAATCCGGAAAGGAATTCAAGGAAATTTCATTCTACATTGTCGCCTTCCGCTCGAAGATTTTGACGTACACCGACTATGATTATCTTTGCGAGCTGGACAAGGCGGCTCATGCCGAAGCCGTAGCCAGTGGAGGCTTTCTGAA ATACTGGTTTGGCGAGCCTGATGAGGAGCTCCAGAATCTGTCGACGTGCGTGTGGTGTTCCAGAGAGGCAGCAATGGTTGGTGGTCGAGGGCCAGCGCATCGAAAGGCGGTGAGCGTCACTAGGCATCAATATGCCTATTATAACATCGACCAACACCGACTCACCATCCGAGACAACGTGGATGATTGGTCGATTTCCTGGTGGAAATGA
- a CDS encoding uncharacterized protein (MEROPS:MER0021886) has translation MSEVPKDAPFQAVQVDALVIMKIARHCSSIFPTVASGSLVGMDQNGTLEITNTFAFPTVENSSSDSHQNDASNAAAAAPRAKSNITYQSEMIRHLKEVNVDANNVGWYTSATMGNFVTLAFIENQHHYQKDNDKTVALVYDTSRSSQGTLALKAYRLTNLFMNVYKEGKFTTESLQKTKLSFRDILQEYPITVQNSHLLTSFLHQLPSPAVSDLKEPTTLSDLNSDRIKAPLYPSIDNLDLSVDPFLEKTCDLLLESIESHYVDLNNFQFYQRQLAREQTKITQWQAKRKTENAQRTLAKQPLLPEDEWQRLFKLPQEPSRLEGMLNAKQVEQYSKQVDGFTANITAKMFAVRENLLPQ, from the exons ATGAGCGAAGTTCCGAAAGATGCGCCTTTCCAGGCGGTGCAGGTCGATGCGCTG GTGATTATGAAAATCGCCAGACACTGCTCCTCAATCTTCCCGACCGTGGCGAGCGGCTCCCTGGTGGGCATGGACCAGAACGGAACGCTGGAGATCACCAACACCTTTGCCTTCCCCACCGTCGAGAACTCGTCCTCCGACAGCCACCAGAACGACGCGAGcaatgctgccgctgccgccccTCGCGCAAAGAGCAACATTACCTACCAGAGCGAAATGATCCGACACCTGAAGGAGGTCAACGTGGATGCCAACAATGTCGGATGGTACACCAGTGCAACCATGGGCAACTTTGTCACCCTGGCTTTCATCGAGAACCAGCACCACTACCAGAAGGACAATGACAAGACCGTGGCCCTCGTCTACGACACCAGCCGCAGCTCACAGGGAACTCTGGCCCTGAAGGCCTACCGACTGACCAACCTTTTCATGAACGTCTACAAGGAGGGCAAGTTCACTACTGAGAG CCTGCAAAAGACCAAGCTGTCGTTCCGTGACATCCTCCAGGAGTACCCCATCACGGTCCAGAACTCACACCTCCTTACCTCTTTCCTCCACCAGCTGCCCTCCCCTGCCGTCAGCGACCTCAAGGAGCCCACCACGCTCAGCGACCTCAACAGCGACCGCATCAAGGCGCCTCTGTACCCTTCCATCGACAACCTGGATCTCTCAGTCGATCCCTTCCTCGAGAAGACTTGCGACCTGCTGCTCGAGAGCATCGAGTCCCACTACGTCGACCTCAACAACTTCCAGTTCTACCAACGCCAGCTGGCGCGTGAGCAGACCAAGATTACACAGTGGCAGGCCAAGCGAAAGACCGAGAACGCCCAGCGCACGCTTGCCAAGCAGCCCCTGCTGCCGGAGGACGAGTGGCAGAGACTGTTCAAGCTTCCCCAGGAGCCTAGCCGCCTGGAGGGCATGCTCAACGCCAAGCAGGTTGAGCAGTACAGCAAGCAGGTGGATGGCTTCACGGCCAACATTACCGCCAAGATGTTTGCCGTGCGGGAGAACCTGCTGCCGCAGTAA
- a CDS encoding uncharacterized protein (BUSCO:EOG092D29KI) — protein sequence MSAPANKFKVADLSLAAFGRREIELAENEMPGLMAIRQKYAADQPLAGARIAGCLHMTIQTAVLIETLVALGAEVTWTSCNIFSTQDHAAAAIAAAGVPVFAWKGETEEEYNWCLEQQLSAFKDGKKLNLILDDGGDLTSLVHSKYPEQLKDCFGVSEETTTGVHHLYRMLKEGKLLVPAINVNDSVTKSKFDNLYGCRESLIDGIKRATDVMIAGKVAVVAGFGDVGKGCAQALHGMGARVLVTEIDPINALQAAMAGYQVTTMEKAAAIGQIFVTTTGCRDILTGAHFEAMPNDAIVCNIGHFDIEIDVAWLKANAKSVQNIKPQVDRFTMANGRHIILLAEGRLVNLGCATGHSSFVMSCSFSNQVLAQIALYKAADKAWADKYVEFGKTGKLDVGVFVLPKVLDEEVAKLHLAHVQAELTTLTPVQAEYLGLTVEGPYKAEIYRY from the exons ATGTCTGCTCCCGCCAACAAGTTCAAGGTCGCCGACCTGTCCCTGGCCGCCTTTGGCCGCAGGGAGATTGAACTCGCCGAGAACGAGATGCCCGGTCTGATGGCCATCCGCCAGAAGTATGCCGCCGACCAGCCTCTGGCCGGTGCCCGCATTGCTGGCTGCCTGCACATGACCATCCAGACGGCCGTCCTCATCGAGACGCTCGTTGCTCTGGGTGCCGAGGTCACCTGGACCAGCTGCAACATCTTCAGCACCCAGGAccacgccgctgccgccattgctgccgcCGGTGTGCCCGTCTTTGCCTGGAAGGGCGAGACCGAGGAGGAGTACAACTGGTgtctggagcagcagctcagcgccttcaaggacggcaagaagctgaacCTGATcctcgacgacggcggcgaccTGACCTCGCTCGTCCACTCCAAGTACcccgagcagctcaaggactGCTTCGGCGTCTCTGAGGAGACCACCACCGGTGTCCACCACCTGTACCGCATGCTCAAGGAGGGCAAGCTGCTGGTCCCTGCCATCAACGTCAACGACAGCGTCACCAAGTCCAAGTTCGACAACCTGTACGGCTGCCGCGAGTCCCTGATTGACGGCATCAAGCGTGCCACCGATGTCATGATTGCCGGCAAGGTTGCTGTCGTCGCTGGATTCGGAGATGTCGGCAAGGGCTGTGCCCAGGCCCTGCACGGCATGGGTGCCCGCGTCCTCGTCACCGAGATTGACCCCATCAACGCTCTCcaggctgccatggccggcTACCAGGTCACCACCATGGagaaggccgccgccattggccagaTCTtcgtcaccaccaccggcTGCCGTGACATCCTGACTGGCGCCCACTTCGAGGCCATGCCCAACGACGCCATTGTCTGCAACATTGGCCACTTCGACATTGAGATTGACGTTGCTTGGCTCAAGGCCAACGCCAAGTCTGTCCAGAACATCAAGCCCCAGGTCGACCGCTTCACCATGGCCAACGGCCGCCACATCATCCTCTTGGCTGAGGGTCGTCTGGTCAACCTTGGCTGTGCTACCGGCCACTCTTCCTTTGTCATGTCCTGCTCCTTCTCCAACCAGGTCCTTGCTCAGATTGCTCTGTACAAGGCCGCCGACAAGGCCTGGGCCGACAAGTACGTTGAGTTTGGCAAGACTGGCAAGCTCGACGTCGGCGTCTTTGTCCTCCCCAAGGTCCTGGACGAGGAGGTCGCCAAGCTGCACCTGGCTCACGTCCAGGCTGAGCTGACCACTCTCACCCCTGTTCAGGCTGAGTACCTCGGTCTTACTGTCGAGGGTCCCTACAAGGCCGAGAT CTACCGCTACTAA
- a CDS encoding uncharacterized protein (EggNog:ENOG41~TransMembrane:4 (o232-250i271-290o296-312i348-366o)), protein MAPAPPPPDSVSVGGIPAGYGRSCTNCSRAKCRCILRPEGGKCDRCHRLGKECHQMVTSRKRVAKRTTASRTAQLEEKLDDLVSILRATQQQQHQHHQHHHEGHQPPPPPPPPQQQQHHVHLQKQQQQQPPVPSPMNGASNCEIPSSASSASTCPPFISRLDSLADAATTSQSQTHPSNLTPPPRLLDRLPEPAPSEAEVYLVKFRQWLEFFPFMHLSPDLTAEALQRESPFLWLCIMNVTSMSMTQQAMMRDRLRQEVAQRMILSHERSIELLQGLITLISWAAMNAGAANKPFLTLYSHICSCIIYELSLTRFPNEEQYSTVCFKAWGSKASNCQPKNRTMEERRLVLGFWFITSVCAAFLGKMEPLVWTLHMQESLEVLESEKEYPSDETLVALVKLQLVGEEARKLIVSDFVGRDFGRLDPDKAPTYVFKRNLLCQLQKIRETLPPGAMSKAVIQLHIYSTETQIHSIGLFGGTKIPDSPRIDSMYAGLLAARAWYDTLFLVPLTDFVGMPFSLYIELAQIHALLYRLTTIDDPAWDREIMRNTADLGTYLDRTIDLFTKADALYPLRGGPEDVSIFGKCTKVLRNVRSSWEPAISQNLGGAPNAKQPSCSRRSAAAYFAGRPLYDARSGIASRLW, encoded by the exons ATGGCCCCggcgccgcctccgccagaCTCTGTCTCAGTCGGCGGCATCCCAGCGGGCTATGGCCGCTCGTGCACCAACTGCTCGCGCGCCAAGTGCCGGTGCATCTTGAGGCCGGAAGGAGGCAAATGCGACCGCTGCCACCGCCTGGGCAAAGAGTGCCACCAGATGGTGACGTCGCGCAAGCGCGTGGCCAAGAGGACGACGGCCTCGAGGACCGCGcagctggaggagaagctcgaTGACCTGGTGTCGATACTGCGggcgacgcagcagcagcagcatcagcatcatcaacaccaccatgAGGGCCAtcaaccgccgccgccgccaccgccgccacaacagcagcagcatcatgttcatctccagaagcagcagcagcagcagccccctGTGCCGTCTCCCATGAACGGCGCATCCAACTGTGAAATCCCTTCGTCAGCATCATCCGCTTCAACATGCCCGCCCTTTATCAGCCGACTCGACTCACTGGCCGACGCGGCAACAACATCACAATCACAGACACATCCTTCCAACCTCACACCACCTCCGCGCCTGTTGGACAGGCTTCCGGAGCCAGCTCCCAGCGAGGCCGAAGTGTATCTCGTCAAGTTTCGCCAGTGGCTCGAATTCTTCCCCTTTATGCATCTAAGCCCCGATCTCACGGCCGAGGCTCTGCAACGGGAATCTCCTTTCCTCTGGCTCTGCATCATGAACGTCACGAGTATGTCCATGACGCAACAGGCCATGATGAGAGACAGGCTGCGTCAAGAAGTTGCGCAACGGATGATCCTCAGTCACGAGCGAAGCATAGAGTTACTTCAAGGCTTGATAACTCTGATATCATG GGCGGCCATGAATGCCGGTGCTGCCAACAAGCCCTTTCTTACCTTGTATTCACATATATGTAGCTGTATCATCTACGAATTGAGTCTCACCAGATTTCCCAACGAAGAGCAGTACTCGACGGTCTGTTTCAAAGCCTGGGGAAGCAAAGCATCAAACTGCCAACCCAAAAACCGTACAATGGAAGAACGGAGACTTGTGCTTGGGTTTTGGTTCATCACATCTGT ATGTGCGGCCTTTCTCGGTAAAATGGAGCCACTCGTCTGGACGCTACACATGCAGGAATCGCTAGAGGTGTTGGAAAGTGAAAAGGAATACCCATCAGACGAAACCCTAGTCGCACTAGTTAAACTCCAGCTCGTTGGAGAGGAAGCAAGAAAGCTCATAGTAAGCGATTTTGTCGGGCGTGATTTTGGCAGACTCGACCCCGATAAGGCTCCCACGTATGTCTTCAAGCGAAATCTTCTCTGCCAGCTCCAGAAGATTCGCGAAACCTTGCCGCCTGGGGCAATGTCCAAGG CGGTGATACAATTGCACATCTACAGCACCGAAACTCAAATCCACTCAATCGGCCTCTTTGGCGGGACAAAAATCCCAGACTCGCCGCGTATCGACTCCATGTACGCGGGCCTCCTCGCTGCTCGGGCCTGGTACGATACCTTGTTTCTCGTGCCACTCACGGATTTTGTGGGCATGCCATTCTCCTTGTACATTGAGCTTGCGCAGATCCACGCTCTGCTATACAGGCTCACGACCATAGATGACCCTGCCTGGGACAGGGAGATTATGCGCAATACGGCAGATCTCGGTACCTATCTGGACAGGACCATTGACCTGTTTACCAAGGCAGATGCGCTTTATCCCCTAAGAGGCGGACCCGAGGATGTATCGATTTTTGGGAAATGCACAAAGGTCCTTCGCAATGTGCGCTCAAGCTGGGAGCCAGCCATATCACAGAACCTAGGGGGGGCTCCCaacgccaagcagccaagttGTTCCAGGCGCTCCGCCGCAGCATACTTTGCTGGTCGACCACTCTATGATGCCAGATCCGGAATTGCCTCCAGACTTTGGTGA